From a single Phalacrocorax aristotelis chromosome 1, bGulAri2.1, whole genome shotgun sequence genomic region:
- the CCDC90B gene encoding coiled-coil domain-containing protein 90B, mitochondrial isoform X1 produces MRSGGSGWWRAAMRGARRAAAILTWGGGASWGPALLSAQPLLPPAARRGFAATLIRKSYDVRRVEITPLEQRKVTFDTHALVQDLEAHGFGKEQAETIVSALITLSNVSLDTVYKDMVTQAQQEITLQQIMAHLDSIRKDMVILEKSEFANLRAENEKMKIELDQVKQQLMNETGKIRADSKLDINLERSRVTDMFTDQERKLMEATTEFHKKDSSTNSVISEISNKIDTEIASLKTLMESNKLDTIRYLAASVFTCLAIALGFYRFWK; encoded by the exons atgcgcagtggggGCAGCGGGTGGTGGCGGGCCGCTATGAGGGGCGCTCGGCGTGCGGCTGCTATCCTCACCTGGGGCGGTGGGGCCAGCTGGGGCCCGGCCCTGCTTTCggcccagcccctgctccctccGGCCGCTCGGAGAG GTTTTGCTGCCACGCTCATTAGGAAGTCGTATGATGTCAGAAGAGTTGAAATCACTcccctggagcagaggaaggtaACTTTTGATACTCATGCTTTAGTGCAAGATCTGGAAGCCCATG GCTTTGGGAAGGAGCAAGCGGAGACCATCGTATCAGCATTAATAACCCTGTCGAATGTCAGCTTAGACACGGTCTATAAGGACATGGTTACCCAGGCTCAGCAG GAAATAACTTTACAGCAGATAATGGCGCATTTGGACTCCATTCGAAAAGATATGGTCATCCTGGAGAAAAGTGAATTTGCAAACTTGAGAGCGGAGAATGAG aaaatgaaaatcgAATTAGATCAAGTTAAACAGCAGCTAATG aatGAAACCGGTAAAATCCGAGCTGACAGCAAGCTAGACATAAACCTGGAAAGGAGCAGGGTGACGGATATG TTCACAGATCAGGAGAGGAAACTGATGGAAGCAACTACAGAGTTTCATAAAAAA gaTTCAAGTACCAACAGTGTTATCTCAGAAATCAGTAACAAAATTGACACTGAAATAGCTTCCTTAAAAACACTCATGGAATCAAATAAACTCGACACAATACGCTATTTGGCAG CTTCAGTATTTACTTGCTTGGCAATAGCACTGGGATTTTACAGGTTCTGGAAATAG
- the CCDC90B gene encoding coiled-coil domain-containing protein 90B, mitochondrial isoform X2, with product MVTQAQQEITLQQIMAHLDSIRKDMVILEKSEFANLRAENEKMKIELDQVKQQLMNETGKIRADSKLDINLERSRVTDMFTDQERKLMEATTEFHKKDSSTNSVISEISNKIDTEIASLKTLMESNKLDTIRYLAASVFTCLAIALGFYRFWK from the exons ATGGTTACCCAGGCTCAGCAG GAAATAACTTTACAGCAGATAATGGCGCATTTGGACTCCATTCGAAAAGATATGGTCATCCTGGAGAAAAGTGAATTTGCAAACTTGAGAGCGGAGAATGAG aaaatgaaaatcgAATTAGATCAAGTTAAACAGCAGCTAATG aatGAAACCGGTAAAATCCGAGCTGACAGCAAGCTAGACATAAACCTGGAAAGGAGCAGGGTGACGGATATG TTCACAGATCAGGAGAGGAAACTGATGGAAGCAACTACAGAGTTTCATAAAAAA gaTTCAAGTACCAACAGTGTTATCTCAGAAATCAGTAACAAAATTGACACTGAAATAGCTTCCTTAAAAACACTCATGGAATCAAATAAACTCGACACAATACGCTATTTGGCAG CTTCAGTATTTACTTGCTTGGCAATAGCACTGGGATTTTACAGGTTCTGGAAATAG
- the ANKRD42 gene encoding ankyrin repeat domain-containing protein 42 isoform X2 codes for MMTTLEAVKKKQNDMSVHEAVKAGDVEQLASMIRSGARINEVDLVHKFTPLHCAAHSGSLECLHWLLWHGADTTHVTVRGWTAAHLAAIRGQDACMQALLINGANAEAQDDRGCTPSHLAAAHGQSYTLQTILRSGVNVNVSDGNDWKPVHYAAFHGRLGCLQLLVRWGACIDDVDNNGNLPAHLAAMEGHLHCFKFLVSKMASVMHTLKARNDQGETPRDLAERFYKDNILQYIDSVEKEEEDPESQEVLAFPAHGAAFKGDLLMLRRLVRSGVININERDDKGSTLMHKAAGQGHIHCLQWLIEMGADCDITNDDGETPKDVAKRFAQLAAVELFTQRTGDSNSSDEELDANNIKFFERHGVEGSTDSKEDLTLDKAEKRNARIRAYRKIQELQQLLEIAYSNYRQLGGITEEEKKMKKEEREVEKAVRELEAQLEYERVRREKLESQLDDYRAEIRHLRESLEKTRVPPAPSPEAETISKSCKEKKKVKKKAACSPAGVFVRLR; via the exons ATGATGACTACTCTAGAAG CTGTCAAGAAGAAGCAAAATGATATGAGTGTACATGAGGCAGTGAAAGCTGGTGATGTAGAACAGCTTGCGTCAATGATAAGAAGTGGAGCCAGAATTAATGAGGTGGATTTAGTCCACAAATTCACACCGTTGCACTGTGCTGCACACTCTGGAAGTCTGGAG TGCCTTCACTGGTTGCTCTGGCACGGAGCTGATACAACACACGTAACTGTGAGAGGCTGGACAGCAGCTCACCTTGCGGCTATCCGAGGTCAGGATGCTTGCATGCAG GCTTTGTTAATAAATGGAGCAAACGCAGAAGCTCAAGATGATCGTGGGTGCACTCCATCCCACTTGGCTGCAGCCCACGGGCAGTCTTACACCTTACAAACCATACTGCGAAGTGGAGTG aATGTGAATGTTTCAGATGGGAATGACTGGAAGCCTGTTCATTATGCTGCTTTTCATGGCCGCTTGGGGTGTTTGCAGCTTCTTGTTAGATGGGGTGCCTGTATAGATGATGTGGATAACAATGGGAACCTTCCAG CTCATCTAGCAGCAATGGAAGGACACTTGCATTGCTTTAAGTTCTTGGTCAGTAAAATGGCTAGTGTCATGCACACACTGAAAGCCAGGAACGACCAAGGAGAGACTCCAAGGGACTTGGCTGAACGGTTCTATAAAGATAATATTCTGCAATATATTGACAGTgtggaaaaagaggaggaggatccAGAGTCACAGGAAG ttttagctTTCCCAGCCCATGGCGCTGCTTTCAAAGGGGACTTGCTAATGCTTAGAAGATTAGTGAGAAGTGGAGTAATCAATATTAATGAGCGGGATGATAAGGGATCCACTCTCATGCACAAAG CGGCTGGACAGGGGCATATCCATTGCTTGCAGTGGTTGATTGAAATGGGAGCTGACTGTGACATTACAAATGATGATGGAGAGACTCCAAAGGATGTAGCCAAGAG ATTTGCCCAGCTGGCGGCTGTGGAACTTTTCACACAAAGAACTGGAGACAGTAACTCTAGTGATGAAGAACTAGATGCAAACAACATTAAGTTTTTTGAAAGACATGGTGTGGAAGGGAGTACAGATAGCAAAGAAGACTTAACCCTggataaagcagagaaaaggaatgCACGCA TAAGGGCCTATCGCAAGATTCAAGAACTTCAGCAACTACTAGAAATTGCCTACAGCAACTACAGACAGCTGGGAGGAATAACTGAAGAGgagaagaagatgaaaaaagaagagagggaagttGAGAA GgctgtgagggagctggaggCCCAGCTGGAATATGAGCGAGTCAGGCGGGAGAAGCTGGAGAGCCAGCTGGATGACTACCGTGCTGAGATAAGGCACCTTAGAGAGAGCCTGGAGAAAACCCGCgtcccccctgctcccagcccg GAAGCTGAGACCATCTCCAagtcttgcaaagaaaaaaagaaagtaaagaagaaagcagcctgcagccctgcaggagtGTTTGTGAGGCTGCGCTGA
- the ANKRD42 gene encoding ankyrin repeat domain-containing protein 42 isoform X3 — MMTTLEAVKKKQNDMSVHEAVKAGDVEQLASMIRSGARINEVDLVHKFTPLHCAAHSGSLECLHWLLWHGADTTHVTVRGWTAAHLAAIRGQDACMQALLINGANAEAQDDRGCTPSHLAAAHGQSYTLQTILRSGVNVNVSDGNDWKPVHYAAFHGRLGCLQLLVRWGACIDDVDNNGNLPAHLAAMEGHLHCFKFLVSKMASVMHTLKARNDQGETPRDLAERFYKDNILQYIDSVEKEEEDPESQEVLAFPAHGAAFKGDLLMLRRLVRSGVININERDDKGSTLMHKAAGQGHIHCLQWLIEMGADCDITNDDGETPKDVAKRLFSRLLDSSMPVFSKHFTYLENYLTVRAYRKIQELQQLLEIAYSNYRQLGGITEEEKKMKKEEREVEKAVRELEAQLEYERVRREKLESQLDDYRAEIRHLRESLEKTRVPPAPSPEAETISKSCKEKKKVKKKAACSPAGVFVRLR, encoded by the exons ATGATGACTACTCTAGAAG CTGTCAAGAAGAAGCAAAATGATATGAGTGTACATGAGGCAGTGAAAGCTGGTGATGTAGAACAGCTTGCGTCAATGATAAGAAGTGGAGCCAGAATTAATGAGGTGGATTTAGTCCACAAATTCACACCGTTGCACTGTGCTGCACACTCTGGAAGTCTGGAG TGCCTTCACTGGTTGCTCTGGCACGGAGCTGATACAACACACGTAACTGTGAGAGGCTGGACAGCAGCTCACCTTGCGGCTATCCGAGGTCAGGATGCTTGCATGCAG GCTTTGTTAATAAATGGAGCAAACGCAGAAGCTCAAGATGATCGTGGGTGCACTCCATCCCACTTGGCTGCAGCCCACGGGCAGTCTTACACCTTACAAACCATACTGCGAAGTGGAGTG aATGTGAATGTTTCAGATGGGAATGACTGGAAGCCTGTTCATTATGCTGCTTTTCATGGCCGCTTGGGGTGTTTGCAGCTTCTTGTTAGATGGGGTGCCTGTATAGATGATGTGGATAACAATGGGAACCTTCCAG CTCATCTAGCAGCAATGGAAGGACACTTGCATTGCTTTAAGTTCTTGGTCAGTAAAATGGCTAGTGTCATGCACACACTGAAAGCCAGGAACGACCAAGGAGAGACTCCAAGGGACTTGGCTGAACGGTTCTATAAAGATAATATTCTGCAATATATTGACAGTgtggaaaaagaggaggaggatccAGAGTCACAGGAAG ttttagctTTCCCAGCCCATGGCGCTGCTTTCAAAGGGGACTTGCTAATGCTTAGAAGATTAGTGAGAAGTGGAGTAATCAATATTAATGAGCGGGATGATAAGGGATCCACTCTCATGCACAAAG CGGCTGGACAGGGGCATATCCATTGCTTGCAGTGGTTGATTGAAATGGGAGCTGACTGTGACATTACAAATGATGATGGAGAGACTCCAAAGGATGTAGCCAAGAG ACTATTTTCCAGACTATTAGATTCCAGCATGCCTGTCTTCTCCAAGCATTTTACCTACCTGGAGAACTATCTTACAGTAAGGGCCTATCGCAAGATTCAAGAACTTCAGCAACTACTAGAAATTGCCTACAGCAACTACAGACAGCTGGGAGGAATAACTGAAGAGgagaagaagatgaaaaaagaagagagggaagttGAGAA GgctgtgagggagctggaggCCCAGCTGGAATATGAGCGAGTCAGGCGGGAGAAGCTGGAGAGCCAGCTGGATGACTACCGTGCTGAGATAAGGCACCTTAGAGAGAGCCTGGAGAAAACCCGCgtcccccctgctcccagcccg GAAGCTGAGACCATCTCCAagtcttgcaaagaaaaaaagaaagtaaagaagaaagcagcctgcagccctgcaggagtGTTTGTGAGGCTGCGCTGA
- the ANKRD42 gene encoding ankyrin repeat domain-containing protein 42 isoform X1 codes for MPFYYSSLAVKKKQNDMSVHEAVKAGDVEQLASMIRSGARINEVDLVHKFTPLHCAAHSGSLECLHWLLWHGADTTHVTVRGWTAAHLAAIRGQDACMQALLINGANAEAQDDRGCTPSHLAAAHGQSYTLQTILRSGVNVNVSDGNDWKPVHYAAFHGRLGCLQLLVRWGACIDDVDNNGNLPAHLAAMEGHLHCFKFLVSKMASVMHTLKARNDQGETPRDLAERFYKDNILQYIDSVEKEEEDPESQEVLAFPAHGAAFKGDLLMLRRLVRSGVININERDDKGSTLMHKAAGQGHIHCLQWLIEMGADCDITNDDGETPKDVAKRFAQLAAVELFTQRTGDSNSSDEELDANNIKFFERHGVEGSTDSKEDLTLDKAEKRNARIRAYRKIQELQQLLEIAYSNYRQLGGITEEEKKMKKEEREVEKAVRELEAQLEYERVRREKLESQLDDYRAEIRHLRESLEKTRVPPAPSPEAETISKSCKEKKKVKKKAACSPAGVFVRLR; via the exons ATGCCCTTTTATTATTCCTCACTAGCTGTCAAGAAGAAGCAAAATGATATGAGTGTACATGAGGCAGTGAAAGCTGGTGATGTAGAACAGCTTGCGTCAATGATAAGAAGTGGAGCCAGAATTAATGAGGTGGATTTAGTCCACAAATTCACACCGTTGCACTGTGCTGCACACTCTGGAAGTCTGGAG TGCCTTCACTGGTTGCTCTGGCACGGAGCTGATACAACACACGTAACTGTGAGAGGCTGGACAGCAGCTCACCTTGCGGCTATCCGAGGTCAGGATGCTTGCATGCAG GCTTTGTTAATAAATGGAGCAAACGCAGAAGCTCAAGATGATCGTGGGTGCACTCCATCCCACTTGGCTGCAGCCCACGGGCAGTCTTACACCTTACAAACCATACTGCGAAGTGGAGTG aATGTGAATGTTTCAGATGGGAATGACTGGAAGCCTGTTCATTATGCTGCTTTTCATGGCCGCTTGGGGTGTTTGCAGCTTCTTGTTAGATGGGGTGCCTGTATAGATGATGTGGATAACAATGGGAACCTTCCAG CTCATCTAGCAGCAATGGAAGGACACTTGCATTGCTTTAAGTTCTTGGTCAGTAAAATGGCTAGTGTCATGCACACACTGAAAGCCAGGAACGACCAAGGAGAGACTCCAAGGGACTTGGCTGAACGGTTCTATAAAGATAATATTCTGCAATATATTGACAGTgtggaaaaagaggaggaggatccAGAGTCACAGGAAG ttttagctTTCCCAGCCCATGGCGCTGCTTTCAAAGGGGACTTGCTAATGCTTAGAAGATTAGTGAGAAGTGGAGTAATCAATATTAATGAGCGGGATGATAAGGGATCCACTCTCATGCACAAAG CGGCTGGACAGGGGCATATCCATTGCTTGCAGTGGTTGATTGAAATGGGAGCTGACTGTGACATTACAAATGATGATGGAGAGACTCCAAAGGATGTAGCCAAGAG ATTTGCCCAGCTGGCGGCTGTGGAACTTTTCACACAAAGAACTGGAGACAGTAACTCTAGTGATGAAGAACTAGATGCAAACAACATTAAGTTTTTTGAAAGACATGGTGTGGAAGGGAGTACAGATAGCAAAGAAGACTTAACCCTggataaagcagagaaaaggaatgCACGCA TAAGGGCCTATCGCAAGATTCAAGAACTTCAGCAACTACTAGAAATTGCCTACAGCAACTACAGACAGCTGGGAGGAATAACTGAAGAGgagaagaagatgaaaaaagaagagagggaagttGAGAA GgctgtgagggagctggaggCCCAGCTGGAATATGAGCGAGTCAGGCGGGAGAAGCTGGAGAGCCAGCTGGATGACTACCGTGCTGAGATAAGGCACCTTAGAGAGAGCCTGGAGAAAACCCGCgtcccccctgctcccagcccg GAAGCTGAGACCATCTCCAagtcttgcaaagaaaaaaagaaagtaaagaagaaagcagcctgcagccctgcaggagtGTTTGTGAGGCTGCGCTGA
- the ANKRD42 gene encoding ankyrin repeat domain-containing protein 42 isoform X4 — MMTTLEAVKKKQNDMSVHEAVKAGDVEQLASMIRSGARINEVDLVHKFTPLHCAAHSGSLECLHWLLWHGADTTHVTVRGWTAAHLAAIRGQDACMQALLINGANAEAQDDRGCTPSHLAAAHGQSYTLQTILRSGVNVNVSDGNDWKPVHYAAFHGRLGCLQLLVRWGACIDDVDNNGNLPASH; from the exons ATGATGACTACTCTAGAAG CTGTCAAGAAGAAGCAAAATGATATGAGTGTACATGAGGCAGTGAAAGCTGGTGATGTAGAACAGCTTGCGTCAATGATAAGAAGTGGAGCCAGAATTAATGAGGTGGATTTAGTCCACAAATTCACACCGTTGCACTGTGCTGCACACTCTGGAAGTCTGGAG TGCCTTCACTGGTTGCTCTGGCACGGAGCTGATACAACACACGTAACTGTGAGAGGCTGGACAGCAGCTCACCTTGCGGCTATCCGAGGTCAGGATGCTTGCATGCAG GCTTTGTTAATAAATGGAGCAAACGCAGAAGCTCAAGATGATCGTGGGTGCACTCCATCCCACTTGGCTGCAGCCCACGGGCAGTCTTACACCTTACAAACCATACTGCGAAGTGGAGTG aATGTGAATGTTTCAGATGGGAATGACTGGAAGCCTGTTCATTATGCTGCTTTTCATGGCCGCTTGGGGTGTTTGCAGCTTCTTGTTAGATGGGGTGCCTGTATAGATGATGTGGATAACAATGGGAACCTTCCAG CATCCCACTGA